From Demequina lutea, a single genomic window includes:
- a CDS encoding IS110 family transposase has translation MTIVANTYTYVVGADTHSRTHTVAVVNAANGALETATTFPTTAAGLKRAVSWIAKRTGGLADVLVVIEGIGSYGAGLARCCAQASYRVVEPFPTARRLRCGRGKSDELDAELIACSVLSADTTQLREPREDSGIRAALRVLVTARDLVNAERTREINALTALLRTVDLGIDARRPLSKAQIVQIAAWRSRSENIATATARKEAIRLARRVRDSDDELAANRDEMTSLVQASDGVHLLDEPGIGPVNAAVIIAAWSHAGRVRSEAAFAALSGSSPVPASSGNTTRHRLNRGGDRRLNRALSSIALTRMAHHPATRAYVDRRRAEGRTTKEIRRSLKRYIARQIYRLLAQTATTA, from the coding sequence ATGACCATCGTCGCAAACACCTACACCTATGTCGTTGGTGCGGACACCCACTCGCGCACGCATACCGTCGCGGTCGTCAACGCCGCGAACGGCGCGTTGGAGACCGCGACCACATTCCCCACGACCGCGGCTGGACTGAAACGTGCGGTCTCGTGGATCGCCAAACGCACCGGCGGGCTCGCCGATGTGCTGGTCGTAATCGAGGGCATTGGGTCCTACGGCGCCGGCCTGGCTCGCTGCTGCGCGCAGGCCAGCTACCGTGTTGTGGAACCCTTCCCGACCGCCCGTCGCCTTCGCTGCGGTCGGGGCAAGAGCGACGAGTTGGACGCGGAACTGATCGCCTGCTCCGTGCTGTCGGCCGACACCACCCAACTGCGGGAACCGCGCGAGGACTCCGGGATCCGTGCGGCATTGCGCGTGCTCGTCACAGCTCGCGATCTGGTGAACGCGGAGCGCACGCGCGAGATCAACGCGCTAACCGCACTCCTTCGCACCGTCGATCTCGGCATCGACGCACGCCGCCCACTATCCAAGGCCCAAATAGTTCAGATCGCTGCCTGGCGGTCGCGAAGCGAAAACATTGCGACCGCGACCGCGCGCAAGGAAGCGATTCGCCTGGCGCGCCGTGTTCGCGACAGTGACGATGAGCTTGCCGCCAATCGCGACGAAATGACCTCGCTGGTTCAGGCCAGCGACGGGGTGCACCTACTCGATGAGCCCGGAATCGGGCCGGTCAATGCCGCCGTCATCATCGCGGCATGGTCACACGCTGGGCGAGTGCGGTCAGAAGCCGCTTTCGCCGCTCTCAGCGGATCGAGTCCCGTTCCCGCGTCATCCGGGAACACCACCCGGCATCGACTCAACCGCGGTGGCGACCGCCGCTTGAACCGTGCACTCTCATCGATCGCGCTCACCCGCATGGCGCACCACCCAGCGACTCGCGCTTACGTCGACCGCCGTCGCGCCGAGGGCCGCACCACGAAAGAAATCCGCCGCAGCCTCAAGCGCTACATCGCCCGCCAAATCTATCGACTGCTCGCCCAGACTGCCACAACTGCTTGA
- a CDS encoding IS3 family transposase (programmed frameshift) produces MPKKIDPALRDRAVRLVREHRSEYPSLTAASAAVARQVGVGHESVRRWVLQADIDDGSREGVTSAEHAEIKRLKSENSRLREDVAILRAATNFLRGGARPPQSMIMGFIDTMRAEGHAVESTCRVLREQGCQVAARTYRAWRGGHVAVRTVTDAHVVDAVRDTAWTHVPTPDGSLRRKMTPEGLYGRRKMTALIRRTTIPGASTGAVDRAMRVLGLSGVRRDKGVRTTIPAKDGVRAGDLLNRDFTAPQPDHTWVMDFTYCRTWAGWVYVAFIVDVFSQRIVAWHAQTTKHVDLVMIPLRMGLWERGRQGHPILPQQLRAHSDAGSQYVSLAYTDKLALDGIAPSIGSVGDAYDNALMETINGLYKAECIRTTVFHEGPYRTIADVEFATAGWVDWYNTRRLHSSLGYVPPAEFEQAHYATLNREPQPA; encoded by the exons ATGCCAAAGAAGATCGATCCTGCCCTCCGTGACCGTGCGGTGCGGCTGGTGCGTGAGCACCGCTCGGAGTATCCCTCGTTGACGGCCGCGTCGGCGGCAGTGGCCCGCCAGGTTGGGGTGGGCCACGAGTCCGTGCGGCGGTGGGTGCTGCAAGCCGATATTGATGACGGCTCTCGGGAGGGGGTTACGTCCGCTGAGCACGCGGAGATCAAGCGTCTGAAGTCGGAGAACAGCCGGCTGCGCGAAGACGTTGCGATTCTACGGGCGGCGACAA ACTTTCTTCGCGGGGGAGCTCGACCCCCGCAATCGATGATCATGGGTTTCATCGACACGATGAGAGCCGAGGGGCACGCGGTCGAGTCGACTTGCAGGGTTCTGCGTGAGCAGGGCTGCCAGGTCGCCGCGCGCACCTATCGTGCGTGGAGAGGAGGCCACGTCGCGGTCCGCACGGTCACAGACGCGCATGTCGTCGACGCGGTCCGTGACACCGCGTGGACGCACGTGCCCACACCCGATGGTTCCCTGCGCCGCAAGATGACTCCCGAGGGGTTGTACGGGCGGCGGAAGATGACCGCGTTGATCCGCCGCACCACGATCCCTGGTGCATCCACAGGCGCGGTCGACCGGGCCATGCGTGTCCTCGGACTGTCGGGCGTGCGCCGCGATAAGGGCGTGCGCACCACGATCCCCGCGAAGGACGGGGTCCGTGCCGGGGATCTGCTGAATCGGGATTTCACCGCGCCGCAGCCGGATCACACCTGGGTGATGGACTTCACCTACTGCCGCACCTGGGCCGGGTGGGTTTACGTCGCGTTCATCGTGGACGTGTTCTCTCAGCGCATCGTCGCGTGGCATGCGCAGACCACCAAGCACGTCGACCTGGTGATGATCCCCCTGCGGATGGGCCTCTGGGAACGCGGCCGCCAAGGCCACCCGATCCTCCCGCAGCAGCTCCGAGCACATTCGGACGCCGGGTCTCAATATGTCTCGTTGGCCTACACCGACAAGCTCGCCCTCGACGGCATCGCGCCCTCGATCGGGTCCGTCGGCGACGCGTACGATAACGCGCTGATGGAGACGATCAACGGGCTCTACAAGGCCGAGTGCATCCGCACGACCGTGTTCCACGAGGGCCCGTATCGGACGATCGCGGACGTCGAGTTCGCGACCGCCGGCTGGGTCGATTGGTACAACACTCGTAGGCTTCACTCAAGCCTCGGCTACGTTCCACCGGCCGAGTTCGAGCAAGCTCACTACGCGACCCTCAACCGAGAGCCGCAACCCGCATAG